The DNA segment ATAACTTCGAGGATATTAGGTGTTAAAATTCCGTAAACAAACACTACATACATGGTGACAAGCGTAGTACTAACTTTGTAATTACTCTGTGTAAAAGCAACACCAATTAGCATGCAAAAAATAGCAAATATGCTTATGGCAACCTGATTATGAACCAAAGAAACGATTCCAAAAGCAATTAGCCCACCTAAAATGGTGCCAATAACACGATTATAAGACCGTTCTTTTGTTAATCCGTAACCTGGACGCATTATTACAACAATGGTTAGTAAAATCCAATATACATTTTGAAATGGAAGTAATTTACCAATTATAAAACCTACCATAATAGTAATGGTAAGTCGCAGCGAATGCCTGAAAAATGTAGATGAGAAACTAAAATTTTCAATTAAAGTTCGTATCGGATAATATTGTGGAGTTAAGAATTTTTCAAGCTCTTTGTTCTTCTCTTTAAAATCATAAGAGTTGATAGCTAATGAAAATGCCATTTCTACAATTTTTATTTTTTCAACTTGCTTTTGGGCATATTTGAGCATATTGGTAAGCATCCAAACGCCTTCAGAAGATTCGATTTTACCTAAACTGTTTTGATAGGAATCAATTGCAGCTTGTAATCCATCTAATTCCTTTTTTAAATCATTTATAGAAATGTATTTGGAAGCTTTATGAACACTTTTGGATAGTTTTTTTAAAGTAGAAGCAAGTTTGTATGCTAAATTCTGATAAGAACGCAGTGCTTCGGGGTGGTCGCTAAATTTTTTATGCAACTTACTATGGTCAAATGAAGTAGATAGCGCCAATTCTTGAATTTCGACTAATGTAATAAAAACGATAAGCATTTTTCGGTTTTGGCTAGAGTCGCCAGAAGTTGCTCTATTGCCAATGAGTACTTGTCTTAAGTTCTCATGAATTTGATTTAATTCAACCTGAAGATTTAATTGCTTTTCGATAATTTTTTTTCTATCGGCATCAGGGTTCCATAAATCTCCTCTAAGTTTTAAGTATTTAGCTGTTAATCGAATTCCGTCAGCAATTTGTAATTCGACATAACGATGGGGCTTTACATAGTGAAAAATTAAAGAAACTATTAAATAGAATAATCCTCCTGCAAAAAGATAAGTAGAATGTAGTACGGCTTCCCAGCCTTGATTTAAATGGGCAAATGATAGAGAAATAGAAAGCAAGGCAGAGAAAGATGTCATAGTTGCTCTTTGTCCATAAACGGAAATCATGGATGACAAGAAAAGTAATACTCCTAGAAAAGGGTAAAATAGCCATGGAAAAGGATAGACTAAGTTTACTAACAAGTTAACACAAGAAACAATTATAGCAGTTACAATAATTCCTTTTATCTTGTGTTTAAGATTACTAGGGATATCGCTCGGATAAGCATAAAAAGCACCAAGTGCAATTGTAAAGCCTATTTCGAAATAACCTAAAAAGTTAAAGAACAAAACAGGAACAACACAGGCTAGAGTAACTTTTGAAGCGTTGATGAAAGAAGTACTGTTTGTGAATTTAACGATGCGATCGAACATATATTTAGGTTTACTAGCAAATATAAGAATTGTATGAATTAGATACCAATTAATAGTAGCTTAGATTTAAAAAGAAATCAAAAAGCATATAATCTGGTTTATAGAATTATTCATTGACTATTTTTTACTATTTTTGCCAACCTAATTCAGAATAATGAAATTCTAGATTAATAGTCGTTAATACATAATACAACAAGAATGATTTTACCAATTATAGGATATGGTGATCCTGTTTTAAGAAAAGTTGGAGAGGCAGTTACGCCAGAATACCCAAACTTGAAAGAAACGATAGATAACATGTACGAGACAATGTACAATGCTTATGGAGTAGGTCTTGCTGCACCACAAGTTGGTTTGGCTTTGCGTTTATTTGTAATTGACACAACTCCTTTTAGTGATGACGAGGATTTACCAGCAGAGGAACAAAAAGAATTAAAAGGATTCAAAAGAACTTTCATCAATGCCAAAATTCTAAAAGAAGATGGAGAAGAGTGGAGTTTTAATGAAGGTTGCTTGAGTATCCCTGATGTTCGTGAAGATGTTTACAGACATGAAAGAATTACAATCGAGTACTGTGAAGAAGATTTTGTTGTAAAAACAGAAGTTTTTGATGGTTTAATTGCTAGAGTAATTCAGCATGAGTATGACCACATCGAAGGAGTTTTGTTTACTGATAAAATATCATCATTAAAGAAACGTTTGATTCAAAAGAAATTAAAAAACATTACAGAAGGTAAAACATTTCAAGAGTATAGAATGAAATTTGCCGCTGCAAAAAAAGGGAGATAGTTTTTGATTCTCTTTTTATGAAAATATAAAATAACCGAATTCTTAATACTAATTATAATAAACATGAATTTAGAAAAAATATTAGCTATTTCTGGGAAACCAGGTTTATACGCATTAAAAGTACAAACGCGTACAGGATTTGTAGCTGAATCATTAATTGATGGAAAAAAAATCACTGTTAGCTTAAAGAGTAATGTAAGTTTATTGTCAGAGATTTCAATTTATACATACGAAGGAGAAAAACCTTTGTCAGAAGTAATGCAATTAATCGCTAAAAAAGAAGATAAAGGACCAGCAATTTCTCATAAAGAAGATAATGCTACTTTAACAGCTTATTTTAAAGAAGTTTTACCTCAATATGATGAAGAAAGAGTTTATCCTTCTGATATTAAAAAAGTATTGAACTGGTATATATATGCTACAAGCAAAAGGATTGGTTACAGATTTAGCACCTGCACCTGCAGAATCTAAAGAAGAAACTCCAGTTTTGGAAGAAGTTAAAAAAGCACCAGCAAAAAAAGCTAAAGCAGCTGCTGAAAAAAAATAGTTTCATTTTAAGGAACGATATTTAATCCTGTTAAGATGATTTCTTAACAGGATTTTTTACTTTTACATTAGGTTACCCAACTTCAAAATATATCAAAAATGAGTAGAGAATTGCAATTACAAGCCTTCGAAAGATTATTAAACATAATGGATGATTTG comes from the Flavobacterium branchiarum genome and includes:
- a CDS encoding FUSC family protein, encoding MFDRIVKFTNSTSFINASKVTLACVVPVLFFNFLGYFEIGFTIALGAFYAYPSDIPSNLKHKIKGIIVTAIIVSCVNLLVNLVYPFPWLFYPFLGVLLFLSSMISVYGQRATMTSFSALLSISLSFAHLNQGWEAVLHSTYLFAGGLFYLIVSLIFHYVKPHRYVELQIADGIRLTAKYLKLRGDLWNPDADRKKIIEKQLNLQVELNQIHENLRQVLIGNRATSGDSSQNRKMLIVFITLVEIQELALSTSFDHSKLHKKFSDHPEALRSYQNLAYKLASTLKKLSKSVHKASKYISINDLKKELDGLQAAIDSYQNSLGKIESSEGVWMLTNMLKYAQKQVEKIKIVEMAFSLAINSYDFKEKNKELEKFLTPQYYPIRTLIENFSFSSTFFRHSLRLTITIMVGFIIGKLLPFQNVYWILLTIVVIMRPGYGLTKERSYNRVIGTILGGLIAFGIVSLVHNQVAISIFAIFCMLIGVAFTQSNYKVSTTLVTMYVVFVYGILTPNILEVIQFRILDSLVGATLAFLANYYLWPAWEFLNAASFLEKAIESNKNYLREIAEYYNKKGTLPTSYRLARKNAFIEIGNLMTSFQRMIQEPKSKQKQLPQINKLAVLNHSLLSSLASLGTYIQSHKTTSASESFNFVVDFVVSNLNHSIAILRHEKTSIYKNKEANKEKLTFHFEELKRKNFSRLENDNELNESEGKLKCKKLN
- the def gene encoding peptide deformylase, producing the protein MILPIIGYGDPVLRKVGEAVTPEYPNLKETIDNMYETMYNAYGVGLAAPQVGLALRLFVIDTTPFSDDEDLPAEEQKELKGFKRTFINAKILKEDGEEWSFNEGCLSIPDVREDVYRHERITIEYCEEDFVVKTEVFDGLIARVIQHEYDHIEGVLFTDKISSLKKRLIQKKLKNITEGKTFQEYRMKFAAAKKGR